From a single Vibrio sp. BS-M-Sm-2 genomic region:
- a CDS encoding carbamate kinase: MRIVLALGGNALLARGQALTAENQRENIIKSAASIAAIAREHEIVIVHGNGPQVGLLMEQNAAYSEYSPETTPYPMDVLGSQTCGMVGYMLQQELRNIDPELDVATLVTQTEVCKKDPAFANPTKFVGPVYTEQRAKELMAQSTMQFKADGEYYRRVVPSPMPKSIVEIQQIETLLDTENLVIACGGGGVPVSIEQGKSTGVECVIDKDLTAELLAEKIHADLFIILTDGSIFRNYGKEDQAEMKQATPAGLAEFSFPAGSMGPKIDAVCKFVEAGLGNAAIGSLFDLDKIITNEAGTLITKGEGIIYY, encoded by the coding sequence ATGCGGATAGTATTAGCTTTAGGCGGTAACGCTCTTTTAGCAAGAGGCCAAGCATTAACGGCCGAGAACCAACGTGAAAATATAATCAAATCAGCGGCGAGTATTGCTGCAATCGCACGCGAGCATGAGATTGTTATCGTTCATGGTAATGGCCCACAAGTAGGTTTGTTGATGGAACAAAACGCGGCTTATAGCGAATATTCGCCAGAGACTACCCCATACCCAATGGATGTACTCGGCTCTCAAACCTGTGGCATGGTGGGCTACATGTTACAACAAGAGCTAAGAAACATTGACCCTGAATTAGACGTAGCGACGCTAGTCACGCAAACTGAAGTATGCAAAAAAGACCCTGCGTTTGCTAACCCGACTAAATTTGTTGGCCCTGTATATACAGAGCAACGAGCTAAAGAATTAATGGCTCAAAGCACAATGCAGTTTAAAGCTGATGGCGAGTACTACCGACGCGTTGTGCCTTCTCCTATGCCAAAAAGCATTGTTGAAATTCAGCAAATTGAAACTCTTCTAGATACAGAAAACCTTGTTATCGCTTGTGGCGGCGGCGGTGTTCCCGTGAGTATTGAACAGGGTAAGAGTACTGGTGTAGAGTGCGTAATTGACAAAGATCTTACAGCTGAATTACTGGCTGAAAAAATCCATGCCGACTTATTTATTATCTTAACCGATGGCTCGATTTTCCGTAACTATGGTAAAGAAGACCAAGCAGAAATGAAGCAAGCAACGCCTGCTGGTTTAGCTGAATTTTCATTCCCTGCAGGTTCTATGGGGCCAAAAATTGATGCCGTTTGTAAATTCGTTGAAGCTGGATTGGGTAATGCGGCGATTGGTTCATTATTTGATTTAGATAAAATAATTACCAATGAAGCTGGTACTCTGATTACGAAAGGTGAAGGTATTATTTATTACTAA
- the maiA gene encoding maleylacetoacetate isomerase, whose product MSESIVNKNIVLYGYWRSSAAYRVRIGLNLKQLNYESKSVHLVRNGGEQHDPQYRDLNASELVPVLVDGEVQLNQSLTILQYLDESYLCESSPDTLLIPEQTPLRYQALAMAQDIAMEIHPLNNLRVLQYLERELLCEQEAKMDWLHHWMSQGFLALEEKLSKHRKVHGDSVYSLTDSPCIVDICLVPQVYNALRFDLDMSSYPLINSIAEACNKLPAFIGAMPENQGDANEPM is encoded by the coding sequence ATGAGCGAGAGCATCGTGAACAAGAACATTGTACTTTACGGTTACTGGCGCTCGTCTGCAGCCTATCGAGTGCGTATTGGGTTGAACCTAAAACAGCTTAACTATGAGTCTAAATCGGTGCATTTGGTGCGTAATGGCGGCGAGCAACATGATCCACAATATCGCGATCTCAACGCCAGTGAATTAGTGCCCGTGCTGGTGGATGGTGAAGTTCAACTCAATCAGTCACTGACGATTTTGCAATACTTGGACGAAAGCTATTTGTGTGAGAGTAGCCCAGACACCTTGCTGATTCCTGAGCAAACCCCACTGCGCTATCAAGCGTTGGCAATGGCTCAGGATATCGCGATGGAAATTCACCCTCTTAATAACCTGCGCGTGTTGCAGTATTTGGAGCGAGAATTGTTGTGTGAACAAGAGGCGAAAATGGATTGGCTTCATCATTGGATGAGCCAAGGTTTTTTGGCGTTAGAAGAGAAGCTATCGAAGCACAGAAAAGTACACGGTGATTCGGTGTATAGCCTGACGGATTCGCCTTGCATCGTAGACATTTGCTTAGTGCCGCAAGTCTACAATGCGTTGCGCTTTGATCTTGATATGTCGTCTTATCCGCTGATTAACTCGATAGCTGAAGCGTGTAACAAATTGCCCGCGTTTATTGGTGCGATGCCAGAGAATCAAGGAGATGCAAATGAGCCCATGTAG
- a CDS encoding fumarylacetoacetate hydrolase family protein, producing the protein MKLATKKNGTRDGLLMVVSKDLKQCVAATEIFHAMHLAPTMQVALDNWDSVASQLEELYTSLNNGHVTGSEVFAPQYCESPLPRAYQWADGSAYVNHVELVRKARGAEMPESFWVDPLMYQGGSDAFIGPRDNIEFASDEWGIDFEGEVAIVTGDVPMGASAKQAHDSIRLLMLVNDVSLRGLIPAELAKGFGFFQSKPSSAFSPVAVTPDELGEQWKGSKVHLPLISTYNDQPFGRPNAGVDMTFNFAELVVHAAKTRPLSSGAIIGSGTVSNKQGTDHGTSIAEGGVGYSCIAEVRMIETIRDGKPSTQFMSFGDSIKLEMFDEAGNSIFGAIDQKVSQYRAL; encoded by the coding sequence ATGAAATTAGCAACCAAGAAAAATGGTACTCGTGATGGGCTGTTGATGGTCGTAAGTAAAGATCTCAAACAGTGTGTGGCTGCCACTGAAATCTTCCATGCGATGCATCTGGCGCCAACCATGCAGGTGGCTTTGGATAACTGGGATAGCGTGGCTTCTCAGTTAGAAGAGTTATATACCTCGTTAAACAACGGGCATGTGACTGGCAGTGAAGTCTTTGCACCTCAGTATTGTGAATCACCTCTGCCACGCGCTTATCAATGGGCGGATGGTAGCGCTTATGTAAACCACGTTGAACTGGTGCGTAAGGCGCGTGGTGCTGAAATGCCAGAAAGCTTCTGGGTTGACCCGCTCATGTATCAAGGTGGCTCTGATGCGTTTATTGGCCCTCGTGACAACATCGAATTTGCCAGCGACGAATGGGGTATCGATTTCGAAGGTGAGGTCGCGATTGTGACCGGTGATGTGCCTATGGGTGCCAGTGCTAAACAAGCGCACGATTCGATTCGCTTGCTGATGTTAGTGAATGATGTGTCGCTGCGTGGTTTGATTCCGGCTGAACTCGCTAAGGGTTTTGGTTTCTTCCAGTCTAAACCGTCTTCGGCGTTCTCTCCGGTTGCCGTTACACCTGATGAGCTAGGTGAACAGTGGAAAGGCAGCAAGGTTCATCTACCGCTGATATCGACCTACAACGACCAGCCTTTTGGTCGTCCGAATGCTGGCGTAGATATGACTTTCAATTTTGCAGAGTTGGTCGTGCATGCTGCGAAAACTCGCCCATTATCTTCAGGTGCAATCATAGGTTCGGGCACGGTTTCCAATAAGCAAGGCACTGACCATGGCACCTCAATTGCCGAGGGCGGTGTGGGTTATTCATGCATTGCTGAAGTTCGTATGATTGAGACGATTCGCGATGGTAAACCTTCGACTCAATTCATGTCGTTTGGTGATTCGATCAAACTTGAGATGTTCGATGAGGCGGGTAATTCCATTTTTGGCGCGATAGACCAAAAAGTGAGCCAGTATCGAGCGCTATAA
- a CDS encoding homogentisate 1,2-dioxygenase yields the protein MHKWISFPHREGVCSKQAHADFPEEAIYEREAGRSGFFGPAAHFHHQHAPTGWSEWEGDLRPRAFDFTLVDKASQITPWAVPHLLHNADCKIRVWRMDEKMDFLVRNSDGDELLFIHQGSADLYCDYGHLAVSEGDYVMIPRSTNWRLEPSEPMFILMIENTDAAYSLPEKGMVGNHAVFDPAVLEIPSINDQFRAQYSESQTQVQVKRHDKVSVITYPFNPLDAIGWHGDLAVVKVNWRDIRPLMSHRYHLPPSAHTTFVGAGFVVCTFVPRPIESDPGALKVPFYHNNDDYDEVLFYHAGDFFSRDNIEAGMVTFHPAGFTHGPHPKAFKAGQAYKKKFTDEVAVMIDTRHALQFSDELDSVENREYVYSWQEK from the coding sequence ATGCATAAATGGATCTCGTTTCCTCATCGGGAGGGGGTGTGCTCTAAACAAGCGCACGCCGACTTCCCCGAAGAGGCAATTTATGAGCGAGAAGCGGGCCGAAGTGGATTCTTTGGCCCTGCCGCTCACTTCCATCACCAACATGCGCCAACAGGTTGGTCAGAGTGGGAGGGCGATTTACGCCCTCGCGCTTTTGATTTTACGCTGGTGGACAAAGCCAGCCAGATAACTCCTTGGGCTGTGCCTCATCTTTTGCATAACGCGGACTGCAAAATTCGCGTATGGCGCATGGATGAGAAGATGGATTTCTTAGTGCGTAACTCCGACGGTGATGAGCTGCTGTTCATTCACCAAGGCAGCGCTGATCTTTATTGTGACTATGGTCATCTAGCCGTGAGTGAAGGGGATTACGTGATGATCCCGCGCTCGACCAACTGGCGTTTAGAGCCAAGCGAGCCGATGTTCATCCTAATGATTGAGAACACCGACGCCGCTTATTCCTTGCCAGAGAAGGGCATGGTCGGCAATCACGCGGTGTTTGATCCGGCGGTTCTTGAAATCCCATCGATCAACGATCAATTCCGCGCTCAGTATTCAGAAAGCCAGACTCAGGTTCAGGTAAAACGTCACGATAAAGTCAGCGTGATCACCTATCCATTCAATCCATTGGATGCAATTGGCTGGCATGGCGACTTAGCGGTGGTGAAAGTGAATTGGCGCGATATCAGACCGCTGATGTCGCATCGCTACCACTTGCCACCCTCTGCGCATACAACGTTTGTGGGTGCTGGCTTTGTGGTGTGTACCTTTGTACCACGCCCGATAGAGAGCGACCCCGGTGCGCTGAAAGTGCCGTTCTACCACAACAATGATGATTACGATGAAGTGCTTTTCTATCACGCAGGTGACTTCTTCAGTCGCGATAATATTGAAGCGGGCATGGTGACCTTCCATCCGGCTGGTTTTACGCATGGGCCTCACCCTAAAGCCTTTAAGGCAGGGCAAGCGTACAAGAAAAAGTTCACCGATGAAGTGGCGGTGATGATCGATACTCGCCACGCACTACAGTTTTCTGACGAACTCGATAGCGTTGAGAACAGAGAATATGTCTACAGTTGGCAAGAGAAGTAA
- the hppD gene encoding 4-hydroxyphenylpyruvate dioxygenase: MVDTYNPLGTDGFEFVEYTAVDHKGIEQLKALFVSLGFAEIAKHRSKEAWLYRQGDINFIVNEQPHSQAEAFAKVHGPSVCGMAFRVNEATAAMEQAFKGGGEEYKTEIGPMELSIPAIYGIGESLLYFVDRYGKQSIYDVDFRFYDDAEQRMAEANVGLYEIDHLTHNVKQGNMDLWSGFYERIGNFREIRYFDIEGKLTGLVSRAMTSPCGKIRIPINESSDDKSQIEEFIREYNGEGIQHIALATDDIYKTVKTLRDRGMDFMPTPDTYYEKVDERVKGHGEDTDLLRELRVLIDGAPTKDGILLQIFTQTVIGPVFFEIIQRKGNEGFGEGNFKALFESIEEDQIRRGVLDDA; encoded by the coding sequence ATGGTGGATACATACAACCCGCTTGGCACGGATGGATTCGAGTTTGTTGAATACACGGCCGTTGACCACAAGGGAATAGAGCAACTTAAAGCGCTGTTTGTGTCACTTGGTTTTGCTGAGATCGCCAAGCACCGCTCAAAAGAAGCTTGGCTGTATCGACAAGGTGACATCAACTTTATCGTTAATGAACAACCACACAGCCAAGCGGAAGCGTTCGCCAAGGTGCATGGGCCATCGGTCTGTGGCATGGCTTTTCGTGTCAACGAGGCAACGGCTGCTATGGAGCAAGCATTCAAGGGCGGTGGTGAAGAGTACAAAACAGAAATAGGGCCGATGGAACTGAGCATTCCTGCCATTTACGGCATTGGTGAAAGCCTGCTCTATTTTGTGGACCGCTATGGCAAGCAGAGCATCTATGACGTCGATTTCCGATTCTATGATGATGCGGAACAGCGCATGGCAGAAGCTAATGTTGGCTTGTATGAAATCGACCATCTCACGCACAACGTGAAACAAGGCAATATGGACCTGTGGTCTGGCTTTTATGAGCGTATCGGTAACTTCCGTGAGATTCGTTACTTCGATATTGAAGGGAAGCTGACAGGCCTTGTGAGCCGCGCTATGACCTCACCTTGCGGAAAAATCCGGATTCCTATCAACGAGTCTTCAGACGACAAATCACAAATCGAAGAGTTCATCCGCGAATACAACGGCGAAGGCATCCAGCACATCGCGCTTGCTACGGATGACATCTACAAAACAGTGAAAACTCTGCGTGATCGCGGCATGGATTTTATGCCAACCCCAGATACCTACTACGAGAAAGTCGACGAGCGTGTGAAAGGCCACGGTGAAGACACCGATCTGCTGCGCGAGCTTCGCGTTCTGATTGATGGCGCACCGACTAAAGACGGCATCTTGCTGCAAATTTTCACACAGACAGTAATCGGGCCTGTGTTCTTTGAAATCATTCAGCGTAAAGGCAATGAAGGCTTTGGCGAAGGCAACTTCAAGGCGCTGTTTGAATCGATTGAAGAGGACCAGATTCGTCGAGGAGTATTAGACGATGCATAA
- a CDS encoding HAD family phosphatase translates to MFKPLYVFDMDETLINADAAMLWNAFLVEKGIATAPNFIEEDKRLMGLYSEGKLNMEDYLTFSMQPLADMPTEQVSALVEECVEQHILPRQFKQSKPLIEQLENDDIDMLIISASVTFLVEAVGRKIGIENALGIDLIENQGRFTSQISGVPSYREGKVTRLKEWLDNQETNYSDIHFYTDSINDLPLCEHADFAYLVNPCPRLKALADQPNWSILNWD, encoded by the coding sequence ATGTTCAAACCTTTGTATGTATTTGATATGGATGAAACGCTGATCAATGCCGATGCAGCGATGCTCTGGAATGCGTTCTTGGTTGAAAAGGGCATTGCCACTGCGCCTAACTTTATTGAAGAAGATAAGCGCTTAATGGGCCTGTATTCGGAAGGTAAATTGAACATGGAAGATTACCTAACATTTTCCATGCAGCCACTGGCCGATATGCCAACAGAGCAAGTCAGCGCATTGGTGGAAGAGTGTGTTGAACAGCATATTTTGCCTAGACAGTTCAAGCAGTCGAAACCTTTGATTGAGCAGCTTGAGAATGATGATATCGACATGTTGATCATCTCTGCCAGCGTGACTTTCTTAGTGGAAGCGGTCGGTCGTAAGATTGGTATTGAGAACGCACTCGGTATTGATTTGATTGAAAACCAAGGCCGTTTCACGTCTCAGATCTCAGGTGTGCCAAGCTACCGTGAAGGCAAAGTGACGCGTTTAAAAGAGTGGTTAGACAATCAAGAAACCAACTACTCAGACATTCACTTTTATACCGATTCAATCAACGACTTACCTTTGTGTGAACACGCTGATTTTGCATATTTGGTCAACCCGTGCCCGCGTTTGAAAGCGTTAGCCGATCAACCGAATTGGTCGATTCTCAACTGGGATTAA
- a CDS encoding ABC transporter ATP-binding protein, producing the protein MSYVNAKNLTKRFGDNTVFEDIEFSIEKGEFITLLGPSGCGKSTLLLSLAGLNPVDGGEIWVNGEEITHQVPQERGIGMVFQSYALFPNMTVEGNIAFGLKMKKLAADEIKREVAKVIGLVDLTGKEKFYPHQLSGGQRQRVALARALVVKPRILLLDEPLSALDAKIRKHLRQQIRDIQKEMNLTTIFVTHDQEEAMIMSDRIFLMNKGEIVQAGTPEEIYTQPANEFVAGFMGHYNLVQANKAKQLFNIETEWKVAIRPESIYVKEQGRQYGEHISAPKTGTIRNHQLLGNVIRYQVDVDECELTVDLLNRSSERLLANGSQLELLFNLNEIQPVRA; encoded by the coding sequence ATGAGCTATGTAAATGCGAAAAACCTCACCAAGCGTTTTGGTGACAACACAGTGTTTGAAGACATTGAATTCTCCATCGAGAAGGGTGAATTCATCACGCTGCTTGGTCCGAGTGGCTGTGGTAAATCAACTCTGCTACTCAGCTTGGCAGGCTTGAATCCGGTCGATGGTGGCGAGATTTGGGTTAACGGCGAAGAGATCACCCACCAAGTGCCGCAAGAGCGTGGCATCGGCATGGTGTTTCAATCTTATGCTTTGTTCCCGAACATGACGGTCGAGGGCAACATTGCGTTTGGTCTTAAGATGAAAAAGCTTGCTGCTGACGAGATTAAGCGCGAAGTTGCGAAAGTGATTGGGCTGGTGGACTTAACGGGCAAAGAGAAGTTCTACCCGCATCAGTTATCAGGCGGCCAGCGTCAGCGTGTGGCTTTGGCAAGAGCCTTGGTAGTCAAGCCGCGTATTCTGTTGTTGGATGAACCGCTTTCAGCGCTGGATGCGAAGATCCGTAAACATCTGCGCCAACAGATCCGAGACATTCAAAAAGAGATGAACCTAACCACGATCTTCGTGACTCACGATCAAGAAGAAGCGATGATCATGTCTGACCGTATCTTCTTGATGAACAAAGGCGAGATCGTCCAAGCGGGTACGCCTGAAGAGATCTACACTCAACCGGCCAATGAGTTCGTGGCAGGTTTCATGGGACACTACAACTTGGTACAAGCGAACAAGGCTAAGCAGCTGTTCAATATCGAAACCGAGTGGAAGGTGGCGATTCGACCTGAATCTATCTACGTTAAAGAGCAAGGCCGACAATATGGTGAACATATCTCTGCGCCAAAAACCGGTACCATTCGCAATCACCAGCTATTAGGCAATGTGATTCGCTATCAAGTGGACGTTGATGAGTGTGAATTAACGGTCGACCTGCTTAACCGTTCTTCTGAACGACTGTTGGCAAACGGTAGCCAACTTGAACTCCTGTTTAACCTTAACGAAATTCAACCTGTGAGAGCCTAA
- a CDS encoding ABC transporter permease, giving the protein MNTVNTRFHKTVVYSIVGIMMIPILATFIYSISSRWGATILPDGFTLDWYINLLTDPRFLQAFGRSLFICVAALSLSVVLVLPAIFVVFYYFPKLDKVMNILILLPFAVPPVVSSVGLLQLYADSEISLIGTPWILIGTYFTIALPFMYRAIANSFEAINLHDLMDAAHLLGASTTKAFLLIILPNLKKGLMASLFLSFSFLLGEFVFANILVGTRYETLQIYLYNMRQTSGHFTSALVMTYFLFIFLLTWLASRFSQGTK; this is encoded by the coding sequence ATGAACACCGTAAATACTCGCTTTCATAAAACGGTTGTCTATTCGATCGTTGGCATCATGATGATCCCGATCTTAGCGACCTTTATCTACTCGATCTCTTCTCGATGGGGGGCAACGATCCTGCCTGATGGTTTTACTCTGGATTGGTACATCAACCTGTTGACCGATCCTCGCTTCTTGCAAGCCTTCGGTCGTTCACTGTTCATTTGTGTGGCGGCGCTATCATTGAGTGTGGTGTTGGTTCTGCCTGCGATTTTCGTGGTGTTTTATTATTTCCCGAAACTCGACAAGGTGATGAATATTCTGATCTTATTGCCGTTTGCTGTGCCACCTGTGGTGTCGTCGGTTGGCTTGCTTCAGTTGTATGCCGATAGCGAAATCTCTTTAATAGGCACACCATGGATTCTGATTGGTACTTACTTCACCATCGCGCTGCCATTCATGTACCGCGCGATTGCCAACAGCTTTGAAGCGATCAACCTGCACGATTTGATGGACGCTGCTCACCTTCTCGGCGCAAGCACTACCAAGGCGTTTTTATTGATTATTCTGCCAAACCTCAAGAAAGGCTTAATGGCGTCGCTGTTCTTGTCGTTCTCGTTCCTATTGGGCGAGTTCGTGTTTGCCAATATCTTGGTCGGTACACGTTACGAGACACTGCAAATCTACCTATACAACATGCGTCAAACCAGTGGTCACTTCACGTCAGCCCTTGTGATGACGTACTTCCTGTTTATTTTCTTACTGACTTGGTTGGCAAGTCGTTTCAGCCAAGGAACCAAATAA
- a CDS encoding ABC transporter permease subunit, giving the protein MSSSVITQSDGSALQPKTKSLFQRFKPALWLAPFALFFYLFQLAPMVWVLINSFFYDDELSLENYAEVFDSAFMMQAFGNSLWLSIWSSIVGLAIATLLVSSLRRVDSKIRDAVIAFTNMSSNFSGVPLSFAFIIILGTNGAITLLLKQYGLLGDFDLYGKWGLLAIYIYFQIPLAVLLLYPAFDALSDDWQAASALLGAKTWQYWTKIALPVLSPALFGTFIILIANAIGAYASVYALTSGNYNVITIRIASLVSGDLFLEPNLAAAISVILMAMLAFITVINQWLISKSYAGKRK; this is encoded by the coding sequence ATGAGCAGTTCTGTAATCACGCAGAGCGATGGCTCTGCGCTTCAACCCAAAACCAAATCTTTATTTCAACGCTTCAAGCCCGCTTTGTGGCTTGCGCCTTTCGCCCTATTTTTCTATCTGTTCCAACTGGCACCTATGGTTTGGGTGCTGATCAACAGCTTCTTCTATGACGACGAACTCTCTCTCGAAAACTACGCTGAAGTGTTCGATTCTGCCTTTATGATGCAGGCTTTTGGCAACAGTTTATGGTTGTCGATTTGGTCGAGCATTGTTGGCTTGGCGATTGCGACTCTGTTGGTCTCTTCATTGCGCCGTGTTGATTCTAAAATCCGCGATGCGGTGATCGCGTTTACCAATATGAGCAGCAACTTCTCTGGTGTGCCTCTGTCGTTCGCATTCATCATCATCTTGGGCACCAATGGTGCGATTACCTTATTGCTCAAGCAGTATGGATTGCTGGGTGATTTCGACCTTTACGGTAAGTGGGGCTTGCTGGCGATTTACATCTACTTCCAGATCCCATTGGCGGTGTTGTTGCTCTATCCAGCGTTTGATGCTCTGAGTGACGACTGGCAAGCAGCTTCGGCGCTGCTTGGCGCGAAAACTTGGCAATACTGGACCAAAATCGCGCTGCCTGTGTTATCTCCGGCCTTGTTCGGCACCTTCATCATCTTGATTGCTAATGCAATTGGCGCGTATGCGAGCGTGTATGCGTTGACTTCGGGTAACTACAACGTGATTACGATTCGAATCGCGAGCTTGGTATCGGGCGACTTGTTCCTTGAACCAAACTTAGCCGCAGCAATTTCCGTGATTCTGATGGCGATGCTGGCCTTCATCACCGTGATTAACCAATGGCTGATCAGCAAAAGCTATGCAGGGAAGAGAAAGTAA
- a CDS encoding alkaline phosphatase family protein encodes MSNKVILVVLDGLNYQVARDCMGYLNGLLEQSDMYEKLGNLHEKQGDSYNKQSTQKNKLRATLYPMQCELPSMSRPLYECILTGVRPVESGIVNNQVVRLSNHESIFSLAKSQGKVTAAAAYHWVSELYNRSPFDAVRDRFTNDETMNIQHGCFYHWDHYPDEALFLDAEHLRVTHQPDFLLIHPMNIDDIGHKHGLDSRQYRNSARGADIYLSNYLEKWVDDGYQVIITSDHGMNNDLSHGGILPEEREVPFFVIGDKFTHQECSVKQTDICGSVCQLLNLEHDKSYTQELLAL; translated from the coding sequence ATGAGCAATAAGGTTATCCTTGTTGTTCTAGATGGACTGAATTATCAGGTAGCCCGTGATTGCATGGGCTACCTGAACGGTCTTCTAGAGCAAAGTGATATGTATGAAAAGCTGGGCAATTTGCATGAAAAACAGGGCGATTCGTACAATAAACAGAGCACGCAAAAAAACAAGCTGCGCGCCACACTTTACCCAATGCAGTGTGAACTGCCGTCTATGTCACGACCACTGTATGAGTGCATCTTAACCGGAGTTCGCCCGGTTGAGAGCGGCATCGTTAACAACCAAGTCGTACGTTTGTCGAATCACGAATCGATTTTTAGTTTGGCTAAATCACAGGGCAAAGTAACGGCCGCTGCGGCGTATCACTGGGTGAGTGAGCTGTATAACCGATCGCCATTTGATGCGGTGCGTGATCGCTTTACCAACGACGAAACCATGAACATTCAACATGGCTGTTTCTACCACTGGGACCACTACCCAGATGAAGCCTTGTTCTTGGATGCTGAGCACTTGCGTGTCACTCATCAGCCGGACTTCTTGTTGATTCACCCAATGAACATTGACGATATTGGACACAAGCACGGGCTGGATTCTCGCCAATACCGCAACAGTGCACGTGGCGCGGATATCTACCTGTCGAATTACCTTGAGAAATGGGTAGATGATGGTTATCAAGTGATCATCACCAGTGACCACGGCATGAACAATGACTTGTCTCACGGTGGCATTCTGCCCGAAGAGCGTGAAGTGCCATTCTTTGTGATTGGCGATAAGTTCACACACCAAGAATGTTCAGTGAAACAGACCGACATCTGCGGCAGCGTGTGTCAGCTACTCAACCTTGAACACGATAAATCTTACACTCAGGAATTGTTGGCCCTATGA
- a CDS encoding ABC transporter substrate-binding protein has translation MKTLLSRSTVSPAKLIGATLITATLSMPAMAKDADLESLIEAAQKEGAVYSVGMPDSWANWKGIWADLKANYGLKHQDTDMSSAQEISKFEAEKRNATADIGDVGFAFARVAVKKDVTQPYKPSTWNDIPDWAKDKDGHWALAYTGTISFISNNNLVKDAPKSWSDLLEGDYKVTVGDVGVAAQANNAILAAAFANGGDESNLKPAIKFFGELAKQGRLSYTDPSIANLEKGEVEVAIMWDFNALNYRDKIDRERFTVNIPQDGSVISGYTTIINKYAKNPNAAKLAREYIFSDQGQINLAEGYARPIRSNVTLPQSVQDKLISNEQYSNVHPVTDFSAWEKSARRLPRQWQESVLIHQQ, from the coding sequence ATGAAAACTTTGCTTAGCCGTTCAACTGTATCGCCAGCCAAACTGATTGGCGCAACGCTAATAACGGCAACACTTTCAATGCCAGCGATGGCGAAGGATGCCGATCTTGAGTCACTGATTGAAGCTGCTCAAAAAGAGGGTGCGGTTTACAGTGTGGGCATGCCAGATAGTTGGGCAAACTGGAAAGGCATATGGGCTGATCTGAAAGCGAACTACGGTTTGAAGCATCAGGATACTGACATGAGCTCAGCACAAGAGATCTCGAAATTTGAAGCGGAGAAAAGAAACGCAACCGCAGATATCGGTGACGTTGGCTTCGCCTTTGCACGTGTTGCGGTGAAGAAAGACGTGACTCAGCCATACAAGCCAAGTACTTGGAATGATATTCCGGACTGGGCGAAAGACAAAGATGGTCACTGGGCTCTGGCTTATACGGGCACTATCTCGTTTATATCAAACAACAACCTTGTTAAAGACGCACCAAAATCTTGGAGTGACCTACTCGAAGGCGATTACAAAGTCACTGTAGGTGACGTAGGTGTCGCAGCACAAGCTAACAACGCGATTCTAGCGGCGGCATTTGCGAATGGCGGTGACGAGTCGAACCTAAAACCGGCGATTAAGTTCTTTGGTGAACTAGCGAAGCAAGGTCGCCTATCTTACACAGATCCAAGTATTGCGAACCTTGAAAAAGGCGAAGTGGAAGTAGCGATCATGTGGGATTTCAACGCACTGAACTACCGCGACAAGATTGACCGTGAGCGCTTTACCGTAAACATCCCACAAGATGGTTCAGTGATCTCTGGTTACACCACCATCATCAATAAATATGCAAAGAACCCGAATGCGGCGAAGTTGGCTCGTGAATATATCTTCAGTGACCAAGGCCAGATCAACCTAGCAGAAGGTTACGCGCGCCCAATCCGTAGCAACGTTACGCTTCCTCAATCAGTACAAGACAAGCTGATCTCGAACGAGCAATACAGCAACGTTCACCCAGTTACTGATTTCTCAGCATGGGAAAAATCAGCACGTCGTCTGCCGCGTCAATGGCAAGAAAGCGTCTTGATTCATCAGCAGTAA